The Deinococcus aerophilus sequence ACGATCACGTCTACTCTTCCTTCGACGCGTCTTTCTTGGGCGCCCGGATCAGGTTGAGCGTTTCAGCCGCCTTTTCGATGCTCTCGACGGACAGTTCAGCGTGGTCCACCAGGGCGTGCTGGGTCAGGTTCAGCACGTCGCCGAGCAGTCCCCTGGACAGTTCTAGGGTGGCCCGAACAGTGTTCTGGTTCGGCGGTGCAAAGATGCACGCGGTCTCGCCAGAAAAACCCCGTGCCAGCGCCTCCATGGTCTTCTGGACCTCGATGGGGGTGAGTGGAGGCAAGCTCAGCGCTGTGGTGTAGCGCGTGGCGAGGTGGGGGTTGCGTTTCAGGGCCTCCTGAACCCGTTCGGTGCCCACGGGGATCACCATGAAGCCCTTGAGCATCAACCCCTTGACCAGTTCCAGCAGGTCCTCGGCCCGTCCCGGGGTGCCCAGCATTTCCTGGAACTCGTCCATAAAAATGATCCTGACCTGGAGCTTGCTGGCAAACTTGACAAATCGGCCCTGCCGTTCGCCCGCGCTGCCCGTGTGCTGCATGTTCCCGATCGCCTCAAGTAACCGGGTCGCCACCTGCAAGCTGTTCTTTGCTCCGTTGATGTCGATCAGGATGGCCCGCTGGATGTCGCCTCCCCGGGTGCCGGCGGCCCCCGTGAAGTCGGCATCTTCCACGAACTCGGCTTCCTCGCGGGGCGGCGGCGTCTCTTCAACGATGCGTTTGAGGGCGCGGTGGATCAGCCGGGTTTTACCGCTG is a genomic window containing:
- a CDS encoding TniB family NTP-binding protein, with translation MLPTPVEPPDHETRAGRDAAFNAFLKRDTVIKARREQLWLPLENPERIITYLAHLATSPAQHRTMAPYLSVPANSGKTRLIHRALKRIVEETPPPREEAEFVEDADFTGAAGTRGGDIQRAILIDINGAKNSLQVATRLLEAIGNMQHTGSAGERQGRFVKFASKLQVRIIFMDEFQEMLGTPGRAEDLLELVKGLMLKGFMVIPVGTERVQEALKRNPHLATRYTTALSLPPLTPIEVQKTMEALARGFSGETACIFAPPNQNTVRATLELSRGLLGDVLNLTQHALVDHAELSVESIEKAAETLNLIRAPKKDASKEE